The Brassica napus cultivar Da-Ae chromosome C1, Da-Ae, whole genome shotgun sequence DNA segment aagaaaCTGGTAAGGAAACATCACCACCACCGTTTCAGCAACTCATAACTGTGGATCCACGTCATCGTGTTTGTTCAAGAAGCGGAAACCCATAATGTATCTGTACTCTCCGGTGCCAAGACAGCGAGAGCATTCACATAAACCACTCCCTCCACAGCTCCTGCACCTGTGACCAAACACCCCAAAAAGTCTTTAACTTTCTGAATCAAACATGAGAGATACAATACAAAGACTCAACAACATGTTTTTACCATTTGGGCCACTCTCCTCTTGGAAGCATCTCCATATCCACGCAGTTAGTCCTCCCTTTGAATCATACAACACGATGAGACAATTGAAGAGTTGAGAAACAGAGAGAAGATTTCTAGTTAGTTACCTTTCCCGCTACAATTGAAACAGTCGACTCTTCCAGTTCCATGGCAGATTACGCATCGACCCTTCTCCTTTCTACTCGTCTTAGCGCCACACTGTTAATCTCAGAGCTCAAAGCTTATTCTCGTTTTATTATCAAACTCTGGAGATAGAAGTTGAGGAGAATTTTTCACCTGAGTTGTGACTATCCATGAAGGTTTGTTGAGATAAATTCTCGGTTTTTCCTGCGAAGATTTTGAATTCGGAACGCCTTCCTCTCGCCGGACAGCCATCGCCGCCGGCAGCCGGAGACACGCGCTCGCCGCCATCTGTGTGCTTCTTCAGCCGACACAACTGAAAATCTATTCCCTTTCTCTGTTCCTAGTCAATC contains these protein-coding regions:
- the BNAC01G34970D gene encoding protein PHOTOSYSTEM I ASSEMBLY 2, chloroplastic, producing the protein MAASACLRLPAAMAVRREEGVPNSKSSQEKPRIYLNKPSWIVTTQCGAKTSRKEKGRCVICHGTGRVDCFNCSGKGRTNCVDMEMLPRGEWPKWCRSCGGSGLCECSRCLGTGEYRYIMGFRFLNKHDDVDPQL